One genomic segment of Actinoplanes ianthinogenes includes these proteins:
- a CDS encoding sensor histidine kinase has product MSTTTLNVALRDRRYLLTPWPWRSVLFLATTAVIAAPLASGLWLGLLPLLVAANDVGHGRGPDGAVVFLALAGTALLVVAAPLVALPVAALDRRRLRLVDPRPLHGGPGGDLIARLRDEGTWRAVLYTLLLGLLAPPIFFGAFLALMAEVLMLLSPFSIGTWNFGTYEVHGGLRSAPLCLAGIVLAPVLLYLAGVLAAGHAMLARRLLGAGDPLRDQLGEVHQSRARLADAFDAERRRIERDLHDGAQHRLTSLTLHLGMARLDLPAGSPAAEPLGLAHTQAKELMVVLRDLVHGIRPQVLTDLGLPAALRELAAGSPVPVTVETEIAARPPEGIETTAYFVAAEALTNIAKHARATEARVRVTGDGTRVDLEIEDNGRGGADPAGGSGLTGLADRVAAAGGRLLLASPAGGPTLLRVELPCPR; this is encoded by the coding sequence GTGTCCACCACTACGTTGAACGTGGCCCTCCGCGACCGCCGCTATCTGCTCACCCCGTGGCCCTGGCGATCCGTGCTGTTCCTGGCCACCACCGCGGTCATCGCCGCGCCCCTCGCCTCCGGCCTGTGGCTCGGCCTGCTGCCGCTGCTGGTCGCGGCGAACGACGTCGGGCACGGCCGCGGGCCGGACGGCGCGGTCGTCTTCCTCGCCCTGGCCGGCACCGCCCTGCTGGTCGTCGCGGCCCCGCTGGTCGCGCTGCCGGTGGCCGCCCTCGACCGCCGCCGGCTGCGGCTGGTCGACCCGCGCCCGCTGCACGGCGGGCCGGGCGGCGACCTGATCGCCCGGCTGCGTGACGAGGGCACCTGGCGCGCGGTGCTCTACACGCTGCTGCTCGGCCTGCTGGCGCCCCCGATCTTCTTCGGCGCGTTCCTGGCGCTGATGGCCGAGGTGCTGATGCTGCTCAGCCCGTTCAGCATCGGCACCTGGAACTTCGGGACGTACGAGGTGCACGGCGGGCTGCGCAGCGCACCGCTCTGCCTGGCCGGGATCGTCCTGGCGCCGGTCCTGCTCTATCTGGCCGGTGTGCTCGCGGCCGGGCACGCCATGCTGGCCCGGCGGCTGCTCGGCGCCGGGGACCCGCTGCGGGACCAGCTCGGCGAGGTGCACCAGTCGCGGGCCCGGTTGGCCGACGCGTTCGACGCGGAACGCCGGCGGATCGAGCGTGACCTGCACGACGGCGCCCAGCACCGGCTCACCAGCCTCACCCTGCACCTGGGCATGGCCCGGCTGGACCTGCCGGCCGGCTCGCCGGCCGCCGAGCCGCTCGGGCTGGCGCACACCCAGGCCAAGGAGCTGATGGTGGTGCTGCGCGACCTGGTGCACGGGATCCGGCCGCAGGTGCTGACCGACCTCGGGCTGCCGGCCGCGCTGCGCGAACTGGCGGCCGGCTCGCCGGTGCCGGTGACGGTCGAGACGGAGATCGCGGCACGACCGCCGGAGGGGATCGAGACCACGGCGTACTTCGTGGCGGCCGAGGCGCTCACCAACATCGCCAAGCATGCCCGGGCCACCGAGGCGCGGGTGCGGGTGACCGGCGACGGCACCCGGGTGGACCTGGAGATCGAGGACAACGGGCGGGGCGGGGCCGACCCGGCCGGCGGCAGCGGGCTGACCGGGCTGGCCGACCGGGTGGCGGCCGCCGGTGGCCGGTTGTTGCTGGCCAGCCCGGCCGGTGGGCCGACCCTGCTGCGGGTGGAGCTGCCATGTCCGCGGTGA
- a CDS encoding response regulator transcription factor, translated as MSAVTARVVLAEDGVLLREGLIQVLGRFGFTVVDAVGDAEHLITSVGTHEPDLVITDIKMPPAFHDEGLRAAVQLRRMRPGLPVVVLSQYVQQEYAADLIGTGDGVGYLLKDRVADIEEFVAALRTVLAGGTVVDPEVVRRLLHRPRDPLGMLSPREREVLGLIAEGRSNSSIAGALFVTETAVGKHVGNILAKLGLPPTDDTNRRVMAVLTYLGARVG; from the coding sequence ATGTCCGCGGTGACCGCACGCGTGGTGCTCGCCGAGGACGGGGTGCTGCTGCGCGAGGGGCTGATCCAGGTGCTGGGCCGGTTCGGGTTCACGGTGGTGGACGCCGTGGGCGACGCCGAGCACCTGATCACCTCGGTCGGCACGCACGAGCCGGACCTGGTGATCACCGACATCAAGATGCCGCCGGCCTTCCACGACGAGGGGCTGCGGGCCGCGGTGCAACTGCGCCGGATGCGGCCCGGGTTGCCGGTGGTGGTGCTGAGCCAGTACGTGCAGCAGGAGTACGCCGCCGACCTGATCGGCACCGGCGACGGGGTGGGTTACCTGCTCAAGGACCGAGTGGCCGACATCGAGGAGTTCGTGGCGGCGCTGCGGACCGTGCTCGCCGGCGGGACGGTGGTCGACCCGGAGGTGGTGCGGCGGCTGCTGCACCGGCCGCGGGATCCGCTCGGCATGCTGTCCCCGCGGGAGCGGGAGGTGCTCGGGCTGATCGCGGAGGGGCGGTCGAACTCGTCGATCGCCGGCGCGCTGTTCGTCACCGAGACCGCTGTCGGCAAGCACGTCGGCAACATCCTGGCCAAGCTGGGCCTCCCGCCGACGGACGACACCAACAGAAGGGTCATGGCCGTGCTGACCTACCTGGGCGCCAGGGTGGGCTGA
- a CDS encoding protein-L-isoaspartate O-methyltransferase family protein, with protein MADPRRLFLDQIRQDGVPLTPELATAFATVPRELFVPDGFHRRDGSRVEPDDPGFLEAVYRNDVLVTKLHGDVPVSSSSQPSLMAVMLAALELRPGMRVLEIGAGTGYNAALMAALGAAVTSVDVQEDVAGRARAALARAGIAGVRVVAGDGYLGLQDPLPYDRIIVTVGIAGLSPHWFAQLAPDGFVLAPVEHAGHHPVLVARPGDPVPATVVCPSGFMSAAGPLGARHAGSHPPSAGILSDLVETAPPRWASPLDTTAFRDLWYAAGAWHRRATLAGLPGREQGHLALLDESGTGGAVVLPDGAILAAGSEAERYTAIAGALIDRWWRLGRPPMRAWQVRLTLDGDPAAPIWVPHTWTLPVDSEDAKRRR; from the coding sequence ATGGCTGATCCTCGGCGGCTGTTCCTCGATCAGATCCGGCAGGACGGCGTCCCGCTGACGCCGGAGCTGGCCACGGCCTTCGCGACGGTGCCGCGGGAGCTGTTCGTGCCGGACGGGTTCCACCGGCGCGACGGCAGCCGGGTGGAGCCGGACGACCCAGGGTTCCTGGAAGCGGTCTACCGCAACGACGTGCTGGTCACCAAGCTGCACGGGGACGTGCCGGTCAGCTCGTCCAGCCAGCCGTCGCTGATGGCGGTCATGCTGGCGGCGCTGGAGCTGCGACCCGGGATGCGGGTGCTCGAGATCGGCGCCGGGACCGGGTACAACGCGGCGCTGATGGCGGCCCTCGGCGCCGCGGTGACCAGTGTGGACGTTCAGGAGGACGTCGCCGGGCGGGCGCGCGCCGCGCTGGCCCGGGCCGGGATCGCCGGGGTGCGGGTCGTCGCCGGCGACGGCTATCTCGGGCTTCAGGATCCTTTACCGTACGACCGGATCATCGTCACCGTGGGCATCGCCGGACTCTCGCCGCACTGGTTCGCCCAGCTCGCCCCGGACGGGTTCGTGCTGGCCCCGGTCGAGCACGCCGGTCACCACCCGGTGCTCGTGGCCCGTCCCGGCGACCCGGTGCCGGCGACCGTGGTCTGCCCGTCCGGCTTCATGAGCGCCGCCGGGCCGCTCGGCGCCCGGCACGCCGGCAGCCACCCGCCGTCGGCCGGGATCCTGTCCGACCTGGTCGAGACCGCCCCGCCGCGCTGGGCGTCACCGCTGGACACCACCGCGTTCCGCGACCTCTGGTACGCCGCCGGCGCCTGGCACCGGCGGGCCACCCTGGCCGGGCTGCCCGGCCGCGAGCAGGGCCACCTGGCCCTGCTCGACGAGAGCGGCACCGGGGGCGCGGTGGTGCTGCCGGACGGCGCGATCCTGGCCGCCGGCTCCGAGGCGGAGCGGTACACCGCGATCGCCGGCGCCCTGATCGACCGCTGGTGGCGGCTGGGCCGGCCGCCGATGCGCGCCTGGCAGGTCCGCCTCACCCTGGACGGCGACCCCGCCGCCCCCATCTGGGTCCCGCACACCTGGACCCTGCCCGTGGACTCGGAGGACGCGAAACGCCGCCGGTGA
- a CDS encoding phosphotransferase family protein, giving the protein MPRTVTLVLVDPAGELLGALPPFSVASPWWQEVSEVVAAASADVTVLRLLHADRPAPPGGHVTYLAETRDRPEGLIPLGADLVPHAHRAPWAEPGGPAATLAWASGVLDRLGFGELTAHQQRTWNLSAIWRLDGPGGTIAWLKQVPSFFAHEPAVLGLVASVAPDLVPYVMASGKAGRMLLAHVPGEDRYGAGADLCGQIVEAFHPVQAHFAGRLGELTGVPDKRLDAARFVHVATPYLDDIPGLAELIDGLPARFAEVAACGLPDTLLHGDLHPGNVRTDGQGGLVIVDWGDSAIGNPAFDLLRLIDGLESPEPVLAAWARRWRATVPGCDPERAVALLRPVAGLLSAATYAGFLASIEQSEWPYHAGDVPECLTAAGAAI; this is encoded by the coding sequence GTGCCTCGAACCGTGACCCTGGTGCTGGTCGACCCGGCCGGTGAGCTGCTCGGCGCGCTGCCGCCGTTCTCCGTCGCCAGCCCGTGGTGGCAGGAGGTGTCGGAGGTGGTCGCCGCGGCGAGCGCCGACGTCACCGTGCTGCGGCTGCTGCACGCGGACCGGCCGGCGCCGCCCGGCGGGCACGTCACCTATCTCGCCGAGACGCGGGACCGGCCGGAGGGCCTGATCCCGCTCGGCGCCGACCTGGTGCCGCACGCCCACCGCGCGCCGTGGGCCGAGCCGGGCGGGCCGGCCGCCACGCTGGCCTGGGCGTCCGGCGTGCTGGACCGGCTCGGGTTCGGCGAGCTGACCGCCCACCAGCAGCGCACCTGGAATCTGTCGGCGATCTGGCGGCTGGACGGCCCGGGCGGCACGATCGCCTGGCTCAAGCAGGTGCCGTCGTTCTTCGCGCACGAGCCGGCCGTGCTGGGCCTGGTCGCTTCGGTCGCGCCCGACCTGGTGCCTTATGTGATGGCGTCCGGCAAGGCGGGCCGGATGCTGCTCGCGCATGTGCCGGGCGAGGACCGGTACGGTGCGGGCGCCGACCTGTGCGGGCAGATCGTCGAGGCCTTCCACCCGGTGCAGGCACATTTCGCCGGTCGGCTCGGCGAGTTGACCGGGGTTCCGGACAAACGGCTCGACGCCGCGCGTTTCGTGCATGTGGCCACGCCCTACCTGGACGACATCCCCGGACTGGCGGAGCTGATCGACGGCCTGCCGGCCCGGTTCGCCGAGGTCGCGGCCTGCGGCCTGCCGGACACGCTGCTGCACGGTGACCTGCACCCGGGCAACGTGCGCACCGACGGGCAGGGCGGCCTGGTGATCGTCGACTGGGGCGACTCCGCGATCGGCAATCCCGCCTTCGACCTGCTGCGGCTGATCGACGGCCTGGAGTCGCCGGAGCCGGTGCTCGCCGCGTGGGCCCGGCGCTGGCGGGCGACCGTGCCGGGCTGCGATCCGGAACGGGCCGTGGCGCTGCTGCGGCCGGTCGCCGGGCTGCTGTCGGCCGCCACCTACGCCGGGTTCCTGGCCAGCATCGAGCAGTCGGAGTGGCCCTATCACGCGGGTGACGTGCCGGAATGCCTGACCGCCGCCGGGGCGGCCATCTAA
- the alc gene encoding allantoicase, protein MKDLPDLASRAFGGGVVYANDEFFAAADHLVLPAPAGHAPKTFDHKGQVYDGWETRRRRVAGHDFAVIRLGAPGVIRGVDVDTSFFTGNYPPFASLDATALPGYPGPAELAEAEWTEILPRAELKGNGSNEFPVSGERRWTHVRLNIFPDGGVARLRVHGEVVPDPDLLPKVFDVAAAEYGGRVVDCSNMFYGNPQRMLMPGLALNMGDGWETSRRRDDANDWVLVQLAAPARLRFADLDTSHFKGNAPGWATLTGITADGDQVELLPRTALRPDTPHRFPLRKGPEVTHARLDIFPDGGMARLRLLGRADRDHLWARMRQCLEP, encoded by the coding sequence ATGAAGGATCTGCCCGACCTCGCCTCCCGCGCCTTCGGCGGCGGCGTGGTGTACGCCAACGACGAGTTCTTCGCCGCCGCCGACCATCTGGTGCTGCCCGCCCCGGCCGGGCACGCGCCGAAGACCTTCGACCACAAGGGCCAGGTCTACGACGGCTGGGAGACTCGCCGGCGGCGCGTGGCGGGCCACGACTTCGCGGTGATCCGGCTCGGCGCGCCCGGCGTGATCCGCGGTGTCGACGTGGACACCTCGTTCTTCACCGGCAACTACCCGCCGTTCGCCTCCCTCGACGCGACCGCGCTGCCCGGCTATCCCGGCCCGGCCGAGCTGGCCGAGGCCGAGTGGACGGAGATCCTGCCGCGCGCCGAGCTCAAGGGGAACGGGAGCAACGAGTTCCCGGTCTCCGGCGAGCGGCGCTGGACCCACGTGCGGCTCAACATCTTCCCGGACGGCGGGGTGGCCCGGCTGCGCGTGCACGGCGAGGTGGTCCCCGACCCGGACCTGCTGCCGAAGGTCTTCGACGTGGCCGCCGCGGAGTACGGCGGCCGGGTCGTCGATTGCAGCAACATGTTCTACGGCAACCCGCAGCGGATGCTGATGCCCGGCCTGGCGCTGAACATGGGCGACGGCTGGGAGACCTCGCGCCGCCGCGACGACGCCAACGACTGGGTGCTCGTCCAGCTCGCCGCGCCGGCCCGGCTGCGCTTCGCCGACCTGGACACCAGCCACTTCAAGGGCAACGCACCCGGCTGGGCCACGCTGACCGGCATCACCGCCGACGGCGACCAGGTCGAGCTGCTGCCCCGGACGGCGTTGCGCCCCGACACCCCGCACCGGTTCCCGCTGCGCAAGGGCCCGGAGGTGACCCACGCCCGGCTGGACATCTTCCCGGACGGCGGAATGGCCCGGTTACGTCTGCTGGGGCGTGCCGATCGGGACCACCTGTGGGCGAGAATGAGGCAGTGCCTCGAACCGTGA
- the allB gene encoding allantoinase AllB, giving the protein MVDLVVRSRRVITPDGETPAAVVVEHGRIVAIRPYDATASAASDVDLGDTVLAPGLVDTHVHVNEPGRTEWEGFATATRAAAAGGVTTIIDMPLNSLPPTVNAEALRIKQAAATGQCHVDVGFWGGAIPGNAADLPALHAAGVFGFKAFLADSGVPEFPPVDREQLAAAMAAADALFVIHAEDPDHLHDAASSPAYADFLSSRPADAEHAAVATAIAVARAANRRVHILHLSAASALPLIAQARADGVRVTAETCPHYLTLDAGRIPDGATEFKCCPPIRDAANADRLWAALADGLITCVVSDHSPCTPELKRQDTGDFAAAWGGIASVQLGLPVIWTAARDRGHALAEVVSWMATRPADLAGLPDKGRIAVGADADLVAFDPDATFVVDAHALHHKNPVTPYAGKTLHGVVRTTWLRGRPVTGAEKHGHFLTKGHR; this is encoded by the coding sequence ATGGTTGATCTTGTGGTGCGCTCCCGCCGGGTGATCACCCCCGACGGCGAGACCCCGGCCGCGGTCGTGGTGGAGCACGGGCGGATCGTCGCGATCCGGCCCTACGACGCGACCGCTTCCGCGGCCTCCGACGTCGATCTCGGCGACACCGTGCTGGCCCCGGGCCTGGTGGACACGCACGTGCACGTCAACGAGCCGGGCCGCACCGAGTGGGAGGGCTTCGCCACCGCGACGCGGGCCGCGGCCGCCGGCGGCGTCACCACGATCATCGACATGCCGCTGAACAGCCTGCCGCCCACCGTCAACGCCGAGGCGCTGCGGATCAAGCAGGCCGCCGCGACCGGCCAGTGTCACGTCGACGTCGGCTTCTGGGGCGGCGCCATCCCCGGCAACGCCGCCGACCTGCCCGCGTTGCACGCCGCCGGGGTCTTCGGTTTCAAGGCCTTCCTCGCCGACTCCGGCGTCCCGGAGTTCCCCCCGGTCGACCGGGAGCAGCTCGCCGCCGCGATGGCCGCCGCCGACGCCCTGTTCGTGATCCACGCCGAGGACCCGGATCACCTGCACGACGCGGCCAGCTCGCCCGCCTACGCCGACTTCCTGTCGTCCCGCCCGGCCGACGCCGAGCACGCCGCGGTCGCCACCGCCATCGCGGTCGCCCGCGCCGCGAACCGCCGGGTGCACATCCTGCACCTGTCCGCCGCCTCCGCCCTGCCGCTGATCGCCCAGGCCAGGGCCGACGGGGTCCGGGTCACCGCGGAGACGTGCCCGCACTACCTCACCCTGGACGCCGGCCGGATCCCGGACGGCGCCACCGAGTTCAAGTGCTGCCCGCCGATCCGCGACGCGGCCAACGCGGACCGGCTGTGGGCGGCCCTGGCCGACGGCCTGATCACCTGCGTGGTCAGCGACCACTCGCCGTGCACGCCGGAGCTGAAACGCCAGGACACCGGTGACTTCGCCGCGGCCTGGGGCGGCATCGCGTCGGTGCAGCTCGGCCTGCCGGTGATCTGGACCGCGGCCCGTGACCGCGGGCATGCGCTCGCCGAGGTGGTGAGCTGGATGGCGACCCGTCCGGCCGACCTGGCCGGTCTGCCGGACAAGGGCCGGATCGCGGTCGGCGCCGACGCCGACCTGGTGGCGTTCGACCCGGACGCCACGTTCGTGGTCGACGCGCACGCGCTGCACCACAAGAACCCGGTGACGCCGTACGCCGGGAAGACCCTGCACGGCGTGGTCCGCACGACGTGGCTCCGCGGCAGGCCGGTCACCGGCGCCGAGAAACACGGACACTTCCTCACGAAGGGACACCGATGA
- a CDS encoding glutaredoxin domain-containing protein has translation MARRWRLFAVTAVAGVVVAAGKWATGSIGAAAVLLVFFLVLAVATSPLVFPRPVTAAATRADSRPVVYWRPGCPYCVRLRTVLGPRADQVQWVDIWQDPEAAAIVRGFADGNETVPTVVIDGEGFVNPSPRWLKEKLQPA, from the coding sequence ATGGCACGACGGTGGCGGTTGTTCGCAGTGACCGCGGTGGCCGGTGTGGTCGTCGCCGCGGGCAAGTGGGCCACCGGCTCGATCGGCGCCGCCGCGGTCCTGCTGGTGTTCTTCCTGGTCCTGGCGGTGGCGACGTCACCGCTGGTCTTCCCGCGCCCGGTCACCGCCGCCGCGACGCGTGCCGACAGCCGCCCGGTGGTCTACTGGCGACCCGGTTGTCCGTATTGTGTGCGCCTGCGGACCGTCCTCGGCCCCCGCGCGGACCAGGTCCAGTGGGTCGACATCTGGCAGGATCCCGAGGCCGCGGCGATCGTCCGGGGTTTCGCCGACGGCAACGAGACCGTGCCGACGGTGGTCATCGACGGGGAGGGCTTCGTCAATCCGAGCCCACGCTGGCTGAAGGAAAAACTCCAACCCGCTTGA
- a CDS encoding DUF6986 family protein — MRLSDHDYAEIDGRLAAHDAFLRARYPGERAGRQPVHTVYVPADRLDGFRDWGALALAAMDEHDFPWPDPAVRDKLTREPIEDLRVDFEDGYGVRDDDQEDAAVRKAAAILRDGPRPPFLGLRIKSLEAATRRRSLRTLDLFLESFQDRFTITLPKVSGTDQVAAMVAVCEKLELAYGLSTGFLTFEIQVELPSAVLAADGSATVARLITAAAGRCTGLHYGTYDYSAAAGVAAAYQSMEHPAADYAKAVMQAAAAQTGVRLSDGSTNILPVGARAEVHAAWQLHHRLVRRSLERGYYQGWDLHPAQLPSRYAATYQFFRDGRDAAVTRLHRYLDRQDSGIMDEPATARALAGYLLRGLDCGALTDAGFPRERLLTLA; from the coding sequence GTGCGCCTGTCCGATCATGACTATGCCGAGATCGACGGGCGCCTCGCTGCCCACGACGCGTTCCTCCGGGCCCGTTACCCGGGGGAGCGCGCCGGGCGGCAACCCGTGCACACCGTCTACGTCCCCGCCGACAGGCTCGACGGGTTCCGCGACTGGGGCGCCCTCGCCCTCGCCGCGATGGACGAGCACGACTTCCCGTGGCCCGACCCGGCCGTGCGGGACAAGCTGACCCGGGAGCCGATCGAGGACCTGCGGGTCGACTTCGAGGACGGTTACGGCGTCCGCGACGACGACCAGGAGGACGCCGCCGTCCGCAAGGCCGCCGCGATCCTCCGCGACGGCCCGCGACCACCGTTCCTCGGCCTGCGGATCAAGTCGCTGGAGGCCGCGACCCGGCGCCGCTCGCTGCGCACCCTGGACCTCTTCCTCGAGTCCTTCCAGGACCGATTCACGATCACTCTGCCCAAGGTGAGCGGCACCGACCAGGTCGCGGCGATGGTCGCGGTTTGCGAGAAACTGGAGCTTGCGTACGGCTTGAGCACCGGCTTCCTGACCTTCGAGATCCAGGTCGAACTGCCCTCGGCGGTGCTCGCCGCGGACGGCTCCGCGACCGTCGCCCGGCTGATCACCGCGGCCGCCGGACGCTGCACCGGCCTGCACTACGGGACGTACGACTACAGCGCCGCCGCCGGGGTGGCCGCCGCCTACCAGTCGATGGAGCACCCGGCCGCCGACTACGCCAAGGCGGTGATGCAGGCGGCCGCCGCGCAGACCGGCGTCCGGCTCAGCGACGGCTCCACCAACATCCTGCCGGTCGGTGCCCGCGCCGAGGTGCACGCCGCCTGGCAGCTGCACCACCGGCTGGTCCGGCGCTCCCTGGAGCGCGGCTACTACCAGGGCTGGGACCTGCATCCGGCGCAGCTGCCGAGCCGCTACGCCGCGACGTACCAGTTCTTCCGCGACGGACGGGACGCGGCCGTCACCCGGCTGCACCGCTATCTGGACCGGCAGGACAGCGGGATCATGGACGAGCCGGCCACCGCCCGCGCGCTCGCCGGATACCTGCTGCGCGGCCTCGACTGCGGCGCCCTGACCGACGCCGGCTTCCCCCGGGAGCGACTTCTCACACTGGCCTGA
- the aceB gene encoding malate synthase A, which produces MTEILSDEAVAFVADLNRRFRPRRNELLEARAARRAEIAAGASLGFLAETADIRAAEWSAPPAPADLQDRRVEITGPTERKMTINALNSGAKVWLADLEDANTPHWSNVVDGQQNLYDAIRRTISLETEKKTYELNGGPYPTIVMRPRGWHLDERHLPVDGEPAVGALVDFGLYFFHNAKELLERGSGPYFYLPKMESHKEAALWNDVFTYAQEQLGIPVGTIRATVLIETIPAAFEMEEILYALRPHISGLNAGRWDYLFSIIKYFRDNPRMILPDRAAVTMTAPFMRAYSELLVSTCHRRGAFAMGGMAAFIPSRRDPQVNEIALAKVNEDKEREAGDGFDGSWVAHPDLVPVCQAIFDRVLGDKPNQLSKLRPDVAVDARDLLDVAALDAQVTEAGLRNNVNVALQYLEAWLRGNGAVAIHNLMEDAATAEISRSQIWQWIHNGVKLPDGTPITAELVARIEDEELAKITAAAGEGGRFEDARKLFERVALADDFADFLTTAAYDAID; this is translated from the coding sequence ATGACCGAGATCCTGTCCGATGAGGCTGTGGCGTTCGTCGCCGATCTGAACCGGCGGTTCCGGCCGCGCCGGAACGAGCTCCTTGAGGCGCGCGCCGCCCGGCGGGCCGAGATCGCCGCGGGAGCCAGCCTCGGCTTCCTGGCGGAGACCGCCGACATCCGCGCCGCCGAATGGTCCGCCCCGCCGGCGCCCGCCGACCTCCAGGACCGCCGCGTCGAGATCACCGGCCCGACCGAGCGCAAGATGACCATCAACGCGCTCAACTCGGGCGCCAAGGTGTGGCTGGCCGACCTGGAGGACGCCAACACCCCGCACTGGTCCAATGTGGTCGACGGCCAGCAGAACCTGTACGACGCGATCCGGCGGACCATCTCGCTGGAGACCGAGAAGAAGACGTATGAGCTCAACGGTGGGCCGTACCCGACCATCGTGATGCGCCCGCGCGGCTGGCACCTCGACGAGCGGCACCTGCCGGTGGACGGGGAGCCGGCCGTCGGTGCCCTGGTCGACTTCGGCCTCTACTTCTTCCACAACGCCAAGGAGCTGCTCGAGCGCGGTTCCGGGCCGTACTTCTACCTGCCCAAGATGGAGTCGCACAAGGAAGCCGCGCTCTGGAACGACGTCTTCACGTACGCCCAGGAGCAGCTCGGCATCCCGGTCGGCACGATCCGCGCCACCGTGCTGATCGAGACCATCCCGGCCGCGTTCGAGATGGAGGAGATCCTCTACGCGCTGCGCCCGCACATCTCGGGCCTGAACGCCGGCCGCTGGGACTACCTGTTCAGCATCATCAAGTACTTCCGCGACAACCCGCGGATGATCCTGCCGGACCGCGCCGCCGTGACGATGACCGCGCCGTTCATGCGCGCCTACTCCGAGCTGCTGGTCTCCACCTGCCACCGGCGCGGCGCGTTCGCGATGGGTGGCATGGCCGCGTTCATCCCGAGCCGGCGTGACCCGCAGGTCAACGAGATCGCCCTGGCCAAGGTGAACGAGGACAAGGAGCGCGAGGCCGGCGACGGCTTCGACGGCTCCTGGGTGGCCCACCCCGACCTGGTCCCGGTCTGCCAGGCGATCTTCGACCGGGTGCTCGGCGACAAGCCGAACCAGCTGTCCAAGCTGCGCCCCGACGTCGCCGTCGACGCCCGTGACCTGCTCGACGTCGCGGCGCTGGACGCCCAGGTGACCGAGGCCGGCCTGCGCAACAACGTCAACGTGGCGCTGCAGTACCTGGAGGCGTGGCTGCGCGGGAACGGCGCGGTCGCGATCCACAACCTGATGGAGGACGCCGCCACCGCGGAGATCTCCCGCTCGCAGATCTGGCAGTGGATCCACAACGGGGTCAAGCTGCCCGACGGCACCCCGATCACCGCCGAGCTGGTCGCCCGGATCGAGGACGAGGAACTGGCGAAAATCACCGCGGCGGCCGGTGAAGGCGGTCGCTTCGAGGATGCCCGCAAGCTATTCGAGCGGGTCGCCCTCGCCGACGACTTCGCCGACTTCCTCACCACCGCGGCCTACGACGCGATCGACTGA